Proteins found in one Plasmodium gaboni strain SY75 chromosome 13, whole genome shotgun sequence genomic segment:
- a CDS encoding calcium-dependent protein kinase 5 gives MKETDVEDVQMSRKDGKIKKKEKIVNIKNEEVKSTTKSTLADSDEDYSIITLCTKCLSKKLEDNKNRIILDSKAFKDNRLKGRCSVSSNEDPLSNQLNLSPYFDRSQIIQEIILMNNDELSDVYEIDRYKLGKGSYGSVVKAVSKRTGQQRAIKIIEKKKIHNIERLKREILIMKQMDHPNIIKLYEVYEDNEKLYLVLELCDGGELFDKIVKYGSFSEYEAYKIMKQIFSALYYCHSKNIMHRDLKPENILYVDNTEDSPIQIIDWGFASKCMNNHNLKSVVGTPYYIAPEILRGKYDKRCDIWSSGVIMYILLCGYPPFNGKNNDEILKKVKKGEFVFDSNYWSRVSDDAKDLICQCLNYNYKERIDVEQVLNHRWFKKFKSNNLIINKSLNKTLIEKFKEFHKLCKIKKLAVTCIAYQLNEKDIGKLKKTFEAFDNNGDGVLTISEIFQCLKVNDNELDRELFFLLKQLDTDGNGLIDYTEFLAACLDHSIFQQDVICRNAFNVFDLDGDGVITKDELFKILSFSAVQVSFSKEIIENLIKEVDSNNDGFIDYDEFYKMMTGVKE, from the coding sequence atgAAGGAGACAGATGTGGAAGACGTCCAAATGAGTAGAAAAGATggaaaaattaaaaagaaggaaaaaatagtaaatataaaaaatgaagaagtAAAGAGCACAACAAAGAGTACTTTAGCTGATAGTGATGAAGATTATTCTATTATAACATTATGCACTAAATGTTTATCTAAAAAGCTTGAAGATAATAAGAATAGAATAATTCTTGATAGTAAAGCTTTTAAAGATAATAGATTAAAAGGTAGATGTAGTGTTAGTTCAAATGAAGATCCTTTATCAAACCAATTAAATTTATCACCATATTTTGATAGATCACAAATAATTcaagaaataatattaatgaataATGATGAATTAAGTGATGTATATGAAATAGATAGATATAAATTAGGAAAAGGATCTTATGGAAGTGTTGTTAAAGCTGTAAGTAAACGAACAGGTCAACAAAGAGctattaaaattattgaaaaaaagaaaattcataatattgaaagattaaaaagagaaatattaattatgaAACAAATGGATCATCctaatattattaaattatatgaagTATATGAAGATAATGAGAAATTATATTTAGTATTAGAATTATGTGATGGTGGAGAATTATTCGATAAAATTGTGAAATATGGTAGCTTCTCTGAATATGAAgcatataaaattatgaaacaaatattttcagctttatattattgtcacagtaaaaatattatgcATAGAGATTTAAAACcagaaaatattttatatgtagATAATACTGAAGATTCTCCTATACAAATTATAGATTGGGGTTTCGCTAGTAAATGTATGAATAATCATAATCTAAAATCTGTTGTAGGTACACCATATTATATTGCTCCAGAAATATTAAGAGGTAAATATGACAAAAGATGTGATATATGGAGTAGTGGTgttattatgtatattcTATTATGTGGATACCCACCATTTaatggaaaaaataatgatgaaatattaaaaaaagttaAAAAAGGAGAATTCGTTTTTGATTCAAATTATTGGTCAAGAGTTAGTGATGATGCTAAAGATCTAATATGTCAATgtttaaattataattataaagaaaGAATAGATGTTGAACAAGTTCTAAATCATAGATGGttcaaaaaatttaaatcaaataatcttattataaataaatcattaaataaaacattaatagaaaaatttaaagaattccataaattatgtaaaataaaaaagcTAGCTGTTACATGCATAGCATATcaattaaatgaaaaagacataggaaaattaaaaaaaacatttgaagcatttgataataatgGAGATGGTGTATTAACAATATCAGAAATATTTCAATGCTTAAAAGTAAATGATAATGAACTTGATAGAgaattattctttttattaaaacaaCTCGATACAGATGGAAATGGACTAATTGATTATACAGAATTTTTAGCAGCTTGTTTAGATCATAGTATATTTCAACAAGATGTCATTTGTAGAAACGCTTTCAATGTTTTTGATCTAGATGGTGATGGTGTTATAACAAAGgatgaattatttaaaatacTATCCTTTAGTGCTGTCCAAGTATCATTTAGTAAAGAAATTATTGAAAATCTTATCAAAGAGGTCGATTCTAATAATGATGGATTTATAGATTATGATGAATTTTATAAGATGATGACCGGCGTAAAAGAATGA
- a CDS encoding putative membrane protein (conserved Plasmodium membrane protein, unknown function) — LIFISSWIFYNYFVNYHESTILAALTFIISLSTCFILVLFIPIDIYLVSNGNLEISHLEITQKVISKFYHFMFWVLIFEAYVLVPFSYFYIKNKKSYKNEFDDNVVPFENAIESLKKTIYFILLLIVLSIIGLIYRPGHKLAMEKGKELEYISDLFDVKHTGESAIIFLMGCVVLTGVSFWATYTSYGIACLPLSLLQQRNIDHDKKEIENRFMSLKEKEIMIKNKYNMNCEIKDTDKDEMLKIEKMKRVLSKYNYKLQEIEKLSESWLSYLIGIVFTFRLLIGMIFLAFSFIIYISLLASITDKYFNSICAYKCGFVLEQINTIFNLLDTLLIFFSKFFPLDILIIASLAIYIFCCSLYGIVNVGIRIFFIPLYKLKPKKSSPETLLVLCFLIIHIILVLIMTLLTIAPNYITYGIQKIKLNDNLGYIKCSLKTDKHICKMSVLSVFFNKIFFGIPYFANSYFFSNWLFIIMFTLSFFYRLFFNKMSYLDNIDESELNKESFDESMKLLPLEKLT; from the exons ttaatatttatatcttcttggattttttataattattttgttaattATCATGAGTCGACAATATTAGCAGCACTAACATTTATAATCTCCTTAAGCACATGCTTTATTCTAGTCTTATTTATTCCGATTGATATATATCTAGTATCAAATGga aACCTTGAAATATCACATTTAGAAATAACACAAAAAGttatatcaaaattttATCACT TTATGTTTTGGGTGTTAATATTTGAAGCATATGTTCTTGTCCCcttttcatatttttatatcaaaaataaaa AGTCCTACAAAAACGAATTTGATGATAATGTAGTGCCTTTTGAAAATGCAATTGAATCATTAAAAAAGACA atatattttatactTCTCTTAATTGTGTTGTCAATAATAGGTTTAATATATCGACCTGGGCACAAACTCGCAATG GAAAAGGGAAAGGAACTAGAGTATATTTCTGATCTATTCGATGTTAAACAta CTGGAGAGTCAGCTATTATTTTCCTCATGGGTTGTGTTGTATTGACGGGTGTTTCTTTTTGGGCAACTTACACg agTTACGGTATAGCTTGTTTACCCTTATCGTTATTACAACAAAGAAATATAGACCATGATAAAAAAGAGATTGAAAATCGTTTTATGAgtttaaaagaaaaagaaattatgATAAAG aataaatataatatgaattGCGAAATAAAAGACACTGATAAAGATGAAATGttaaaaattgaaaaaatgaaaag GGTCTTaagtaaatataattataaattacAAGAGATAGAAAAATTATCTGAGTCGTGGttatcatatttaataGGAATTGTATTTACCTTTAG ATTATTAATTGGGATGATTTTTCTTGcattttcttttatcaTATACATATCTTTATTAGCTTCCATAACTGATaag tatTTTAATTCCATTTGTGCCTACAAATGTGGCTTTGTGCTTGAACAAATAAACActatttttaatttacTTGACACTTtattgatttttttttcgaAG TTTTTTCCACTGGACATCTTGATAATAGCTAGCTTGGctatttacattttttgTTGTTCTTTGTATGGAATTGTAAATGTAGGAATAcgaatattttttataccATTGTATAAATTAAAGCCCAAAAAATCATCTCCCGAg ACCTTGTTGGTTTTGTGCTTTTTAATTATACACATTATTTTAGTGTTAATTATGACCCTGCTAACG ATTGCACCAAATTATATAACCTACGgaatacaaaaaattaaactAAAC GATAATTTAGggtatataaaatgttcACTCAAAACAGATAAGCACATCTGTAAAATGTCTGTGTTAtctgttttttttaataaaattttttttg gTATCCCTTATTTTGCAAATagttattttttttctaattgGCTCTTTATAA TTATGTTTACGctttcctttttttatcgccttttttttaataaaatgagTTACCTAGATAACATAGAC GAGAGTGAATTAAACAAAGAGAGTTTTGATGAAAGCATGAAATTATTACCCTTAGAAAAATTAACATAA
- a CDS encoding putative 26S proteasome regulatory subunit RPN3, which yields MKDKHKKVEYAEKDIEIKEIEKDDGDNKVFVNNLLTSVNYINNAIVYKDNRHMLRMLKYIKNIRLSIKNDKNVSMAIIIYLIKKIFKENYPIYNILNKYMNIFGDGLHKDIIDFYNINEKTYMNCIPELEVFFYLLILLYLLDEKCYDEGMELSTIIINRINKINRRSLDYINAKVYFYYSWIHELGGKLSHVRQQLLFIYRNACLHRDIMTQTVVVNLILRDYIKHNLYDLAVRFISKTSFPENLSSNAQYARYLYYIGKILAVQLDYSEAHRKITQALRKAPQHTQSAKGFKLAATKMEIVVELLMGDIPDRSIFSNKIMYKKLIPYKHVVSAVRNGDINKFAQVMNNYKDLFIHDGVYLLIKRIHHNVIKTALRIINLSYSRISINDIGKKIGIESSLDVVGITAKAIHDGVIEGTIDYENQYVESKSNSDIYITGDPMKTFHKRIAFCLQLYSDAIKAMQYPDENEKKENEEAKERKMRQQEELAQAEEGDLGDDNDLL from the exons atgaaagataaacataaaaaagTAGAATATGCCGAGAAGGATAttgaaataaaagaaattgAAAAAGATGATGGAGATAATAAAGTATTTGTAAACAATTTGTTGACGAGCgtaaattatattaacaatGCTATAgtatataaagataatagGCATATGTTACGTatgttaaaatatataaaaaacattCGATTAAGTATTAAGAATGATAAGAATGTGTCGATGGctataattatatatttaataaaaaaaatttttaaagaaaattatcctatatataatatattaaataaatatatgaatatatttgGAGATGGTTTACATAAAGATATTAttgatttttataatataaacgAAAAAACATATATGAATTGTATACCAGAATTAgaagtttttttttatttattaatattattatatttacttGATGAAAAATGTTATGATGAAGGTATGGAATTATCAAccataataataaatagaataaataaaataaatagaaGATCATTAGATTATATTAATGCTaaagtatatttttattattcttgGATACATGAACTAGGAGGAAAATTGTCACACGTTCGTCAgcaattattatttatatatagaaatgCATGTTTACATAGAGATATTATGACACAAACAGTTGTAgtaaatttaatattaagagattatattaaacataatttatatgatcTAGCTGTCAGATTTATAAGTAAAACATCCTTTCCAGAAAATTTATCATCAAATGCACAATATGCTagatatttatattatataggTAAAATATTAGCTGTGCAATTAGATTATAGTGAAGCACACAGAAAAATTACACAAGCATTAAGAAAGGCTCCACAACATACTCAAAGTGCAAAAGGATTCAAACTTGCAGCTACCAAAATGGAAATCGTTGTTGAATTATTAATGGGAGATATACCTGACCGTTCCATATTTAGTAATAAAATcatgtataaaaaattaattcCATACAAACATGTTGTATCAGCTGTGCGAAATGGAGATATCAACAAATTTGCTCAAGTTATGAATAATTACAAAGACTTATTTATTCATGATGGTGTCTACTTATTAATTAAGAGAATTCACCACAATGTTATCAAAACCGCCTTAAGAATAATCAACCTTTCTTATTCAAGAATTTCCATC aacGATATTGGCAAAAAGATCGGAATTGAGTCCTCCCTCGATGTAGTAGGAATAACTGCAAAAGCTATTCACGACGGTGTGATTGAAGGAACTATTGATTATGAAAATCAATATGTGGAGTCCAAATCTAATagtgatatatatataacagGGGACCCTATGAAAACGTTTCACAAGAGAATAGCATTTTGTTTACAGTTATATTCTGATGCTATAAAGGCAATGCAATATCCagatgaaaatgaaaaaaaagaaaatgagGAAGCAAAAGAGAGAAAAATGAGACAACAAGAGGAATTAGCTCAAGCCGAGGAAGGAGATTTAGGCGATGATAATGAtttgttataa
- a CDS encoding putative 60S ribosomal protein L6-2 gives MTNTTSNELKHYNVKGKKKVLVPVNAKKTINKKYFGRKVASKKKYVVQRKLRKSIEVGKVAIILTGKHMGKRCIITKILNSGLLAVVGPYEVNGVPLKRVDSRYLVVTSTNIFNFENIAKLKDTFLNHAQDIDDDSFIKTLEIKKKQKKLLKNKNEALFMNNVIDKIKQIRKEDPKVKKLESIQKDIGNLLKPEILKNKVFAHYLKSKFTLRNDMVLHKMKF, from the coding sequence ATGACAAATACAACAAGCAACGAATTAAAACACTATAATGTCAAAGGAAAGAAAAAAGTATTAGTACCAGTTAATGCAAAGAAAACAATTAATAAGAAATACTTTGGAAGGAAGGTTGcctcaaaaaaaaaatatgttgTTCAAAGAAAATTAAGAAAATCTATAGAAGTAGGTAAAGTAGCTATTATATTAACAGGTAAACATATGGGTAAGAGATGTATCATaacaaaaattttaaattcaGGATTATTAGCTGTAGTTGGTCCATATGAAGTTAATGGTGTTCCTTTAAAAAGAGTTGATTCAAGATATTTAGTTGTTACATCTactaatatttttaattttgaaaatattgCCAAGCTAAAAGATACCTTCCTTAACCATGCTCAAGATATTGATGATGattcttttattaaaacattagaaatcaaaaaaaaacaaaagaaactcttaaaaaataaaaatgaagcTCTATTTATGAATAATGTTATTGACAAAATTAAACAAATCAGAAAAGAAGATCCAAAGGTTAAGAAATTAGAAAGTATACAAAAAGATATTGGAAACTTGTTAAAACCAGAAAttctaaaaaataaagtatTTGCTCATTACCTAAAATCTAAATTTACCTTAAGAAATGATATGGTATTACACAAAATGAAgttttaa
- a CDS encoding hypothetical protein (conserved Plasmodium protein, unknown function) has product MDDSDSTVEETLVMLNIPQLNNDEEKIKNLNRLRKKKGEKIFIPSDNEYENKSNDNIIGDENKSNDNITVNKKNYKNDCHDNNSCNKDFDNEIKCNTKKSMDKEKKNNLADKISIDNIPLEINNITLNKLFDECPKCIINNKYIFKGIHTSSIGTNLFFKEPENHKHITNETHSNFSSNDNIHMTKQNENKITRDDFSTYQGYSTKIISFEIDY; this is encoded by the coding sequence ATGGACGACTCAGATAGCACTGTTGAAGAAACCCTTGTCATGTTAAATATACCacaattaaataatgatgaagaaaaaataaaaaacttAAATAGATTgagaaagaaaaaaggagaaaaaatatttattccTTCTGATAatgaatatgaaaataaaagtaaCGACAACATAATAGGggatgaaaataaaagtaaCGACAACATAACTGTGAATAAgaagaattataaaaatgattgtcatgataataattcttGCAATAAAGATTTTGATAATGAGATAAAATgtaatacaaaaaaaagtatggacaaggaaaaaaaaaataatctGGCTGATAAAATTAGCATAGATAATATTCCTTtagaaattaataatataacattaaataaattatttgatGAGTGTCCaaaatgtattataaataataaatatatatttaaaggTATACATACTAGTAGTATAGGTACGAATCTCTTTTTTAAAGAACCAGAAAATCATAAACATATAACAAATGAAACTCATTCAAATTTTTCATCTAATgataatattcatatgactaaacaaaatgaaaataaaataactAGAGATGACTTCTCAACATATCAAGGATACTCtacaaaaattatttctttcGAAATAGATTACTAG